One genomic region from Selenihalanaerobacter shriftii encodes:
- the rpoB gene encoding DNA-directed RNA polymerase subunit beta: MATPESSLRRKRRSFAKIEDGMEVPYLLETQKQSYEWFLETGLLEMFNEISPIHDFSENLVLEFINYSLGEPKYDEVESKNRDVTYAAPLQVKVRLINQETGEVKEQEVFMGDFPLMTYKGTFIINGAERVIVNQLIRSSGVYYSEERTKDGRQLYDASIIPNRGAWVEFEYDKKDIIAVRVDRTRKTPSTVLFRALGYGTDAELIDLFGDHEVVHNTIDRDNTENREEALIELYKKLRPGEPPTVESAENLLESLFFDPKRYDLARVGRYKLNKKLGLDIDPDQRTLAKDDIVATVKYLIRLVNKDDDAYIDDIDHLGNRRLKTVGELLQNQFRIGLSRMERVIRERMTIQDIDVITPQALINTRPVVAAIKEFFGSSQLSQFMDQTNPMSELTHKRRMSALGPGGLSRERAGFDVRDVHHTHYGRICPIETPEGPNIGLIGSLCIYGKTNKFGFIKTPYRKVVDGKVTNEIEYVTADEEEGYTITQANEPLGDDGTILSDRPTARHREDILKVDKDKVDYMDVSPKQIVSVSAALIPFLENDDANRALMGANMQRQAVPLLKTDAPYVGTGIEYDAAKDSGATGVAKNSGEVINVTANKVLIKTDDGNVDTYNLDKFVRSNQGTCINQKPIVRKGDKVNAGEIVIDGPATDKGELALGRNCLIAFMPWEGYNYEDAILISEKLVKEDNLTSIHIEEHEAEARDTKLGPEEITRDIPNVGEDALKNLDDRGIIRPGAEIYPGDILVGKVTPKGETELSAEERLLRAIFGEKAREVRDTSLKVPHGETGIVVDVKVFTRDDGDDLKPGVNKLVRVYIANKRKIAVGDKLAGRHGNKGVISRILPEEDMPFLPNGDPVEVVLNPLGVPSRMNLGQVLETHLGMAAKALGIHVETPVFNGATEQEVEDALEEAGLARDGKTVLYDGRTGEKFEERVTVGYMYILKLHHLVDSKIHARSTGPYSLVTQQPLGGKAQFGGQRFGEMEVWALEAYGASYTLQEMLTVKSDDVVGRVQTYESIVKGENIPEPGIPESFKVLIKEMQSIGLDARVYTEDDEELEIGEDKEILNDNTKKLGLDIDDKDEDKEDE; the protein is encoded by the coding sequence ATGGCCACACCGGAAAGCTCTCTTAGACGTAAGAGAAGGAGCTTTGCTAAAATTGAAGATGGGATGGAAGTACCATATTTACTTGAGACACAGAAGCAATCCTATGAGTGGTTTTTAGAAACAGGACTTTTAGAAATGTTTAATGAAATTTCACCGATTCATGATTTTTCAGAGAATCTAGTCTTGGAGTTTATTAATTATTCTTTAGGTGAACCGAAGTATGACGAGGTAGAAAGTAAGAATCGTGATGTAACTTATGCTGCACCATTACAAGTTAAAGTCAGGTTGATTAACCAAGAGACTGGAGAAGTTAAGGAACAAGAAGTCTTTATGGGAGATTTTCCATTAATGACTTATAAGGGAACCTTTATTATTAATGGAGCAGAAAGAGTAATAGTTAATCAGTTAATTAGATCGTCAGGTGTATATTATTCAGAAGAAAGAACTAAAGATGGGCGTCAACTTTATGATGCTAGTATTATTCCTAATCGTGGGGCATGGGTTGAATTTGAGTATGATAAGAAGGATATTATTGCGGTTAGAGTTGATCGTACTCGAAAGACTCCTTCTACAGTATTGTTTAGGGCTTTAGGTTATGGAACGGATGCCGAATTAATAGACTTATTTGGTGACCATGAAGTAGTACATAACACAATTGATCGTGATAATACAGAGAATAGAGAAGAAGCTTTAATAGAATTGTATAAGAAATTAAGACCAGGAGAACCGCCTACTGTTGAAAGTGCTGAGAACTTATTAGAATCTCTTTTCTTTGATCCTAAGCGGTATGATTTGGCACGTGTGGGTAGATATAAACTAAACAAGAAGTTAGGTTTAGACATAGATCCTGATCAAAGGACTCTAGCTAAGGATGATATTGTAGCAACGGTAAAGTATTTAATTAGACTAGTTAATAAAGATGATGATGCTTATATCGATGATATTGATCACTTAGGTAATCGACGATTAAAGACTGTAGGAGAGTTATTACAGAATCAGTTCAGAATTGGTCTTTCTCGAATGGAAAGAGTAATACGAGAAAGAATGACTATTCAAGATATTGATGTAATTACTCCACAAGCTTTAATTAATACTAGACCAGTGGTAGCTGCTATTAAAGAATTCTTTGGTAGTAGTCAGTTATCGCAATTTATGGATCAGACTAATCCAATGTCCGAATTAACTCATAAGCGTAGAATGAGTGCATTAGGACCTGGTGGTCTAAGTAGAGAGCGTGCTGGATTTGATGTGCGTGATGTCCACCATACTCATTATGGAAGAATCTGTCCAATCGAAACTCCTGAGGGGCCAAATATTGGTTTGATTGGTTCGCTTTGTATCTATGGGAAGACAAATAAGTTTGGGTTTATTAAAACACCATATAGAAAAGTAGTAGACGGAAAAGTTACTAATGAAATTGAATATGTTACTGCCGATGAAGAGGAAGGCTATACTATTACCCAGGCTAATGAGCCACTAGGTGATGATGGTACTATACTAAGTGATAGACCTACAGCTAGACATCGGGAGGATATATTAAAAGTAGATAAAGACAAAGTAGATTATATGGATGTTTCTCCAAAACAGATTGTTAGTGTTTCTGCAGCTTTAATTCCGTTTTTAGAAAATGATGATGCAAACCGTGCTTTAATGGGAGCCAACATGCAGCGCCAGGCAGTACCTTTATTAAAAACAGATGCACCATACGTAGGTACAGGAATTGAATATGATGCTGCTAAGGATTCAGGAGCTACAGGGGTAGCTAAAAATAGTGGTGAAGTAATCAATGTTACTGCAAATAAAGTATTAATAAAAACGGATGATGGAAATGTAGACACTTATAACTTAGATAAATTTGTTCGTTCTAATCAAGGTACTTGTATAAATCAGAAACCTATTGTGCGTAAAGGTGATAAGGTGAATGCAGGAGAAATCGTTATCGATGGGCCTGCAACTGATAAAGGTGAGTTAGCTTTAGGACGAAATTGTTTAATTGCATTTATGCCTTGGGAAGGTTATAACTATGAGGATGCTATCCTAATTAGTGAGAAATTAGTTAAAGAGGATAATTTGACTTCAATTCATATTGAAGAGCATGAAGCAGAAGCGAGGGATACTAAACTAGGTCCTGAAGAGATTACAAGAGATATCCCTAATGTAGGTGAAGATGCACTCAAGAACTTGGATGATAGAGGTATTATTCGTCCAGGAGCTGAGATATATCCAGGAGATATCCTAGTAGGAAAGGTAACTCCTAAAGGTGAGACGGAGTTATCAGCTGAAGAGAGACTGCTTCGAGCTATTTTTGGAGAAAAGGCACGGGAAGTAAGAGATACATCTTTAAAAGTACCGCATGGTGAAACCGGAATAGTAGTTGATGTTAAGGTCTTCACTAGAGATGATGGAGATGATTTAAAACCAGGAGTTAATAAGTTAGTTAGAGTTTATATTGCTAACAAGCGTAAAATTGCGGTTGGTGATAAATTAGCTGGTCGTCACGGTAATAAGGGTGTTATTTCACGAATTCTACCAGAAGAAGATATGCCTTTCTTACCAAATGGAGATCCAGTAGAAGTAGTGCTTAATCCATTGGGTGTACCATCAAGAATGAACTTAGGACAGGTTTTAGAGACTCATTTAGGAATGGCAGCTAAAGCTTTAGGAATTCATGTTGAGACACCTGTTTTCAATGGAGCTACCGAGCAAGAGGTTGAAGATGCTTTAGAGGAAGCAGGATTAGCTAGAGATGGTAAGACAGTTCTTTATGATGGAAGAACAGGTGAGAAATTTGAAGAAAGAGTCACAGTCGGATATATGTATATTCTAAAATTACATCACTTAGTAGACTCTAAGATTCATGCTCGTTCCACAGGGCCATATTCACTAGTAACACAACAGCCTTTAGGTGGTAAAGCTCAATTTGGTGGTCAGCGCTTTGGAGAAATGGAGGTATGGGCTCTAGAAGCATATGGAGCTTCCTATACATTACAAGAGATGTTAACAGTGAAGTCAGATGATGTAGTAGGTAGAGTACAGACCTATGAATCAATAGTTAAAGGTGAAAATATACCAGAACCTGGTATTCCAGAATCATTCAAAGTATTGATTAAAGAGATGCAGAGTATAGGTCTTGATGCTAGAGTTTACACAGAAGATGATGAAGAGTTAGAAATTGGTGAAGATAAAGAGATACTTAATGATAATACTAAGAAGTTAGGTTTAGATATTGATGATAAAGATGAAGATAAGGAAGATGAGTAG